In bacterium, the DNA window TGCCTATAAACATTACTTTGACACATTTCGTAATACTGTTTTTGAAAAAGGAGTGATGTATAGTTTTCCGGGTGTAGCTGGCAAACAAGATTTAATGCGTACAAAAAAAATACTCCATAAAAGTGATAAGAAAGTACTGATGACTTATTTGGGAGGCACCGACGGATCTCAGCATATGTTGGGAGAAATGCGCACCGAGCGTTTTATGCATTTTGCCAGCGATTATATCCACAAAATGAAGGCCGACTACAAAAAGAAAACCGGAAAAGATTACCGTACAGTAATATTTTCGGATCATGGTTTTCATTTTGACAAGCTCAAAAATATAACCGGGAAAAAAATTGGCAAGGCTTTAAGGCAAAAAGGTTATAAATTATCACCACGTATTCAATCGGATAAAGATGTTGTATTGGTTCGATTTGGATTGCTTAACGGCGGAGTATCTATAGCTGATACACACCACGCTGCAGAAATTGCAACGTTAGTGAGTAAGGTAGAAGGCATGGATATTGTTATTTGGCCCGATAAAAATAAGATTTATTTATTAAATGATAAGGGCGAGAAAGCCTATTTTGAATATGAGGGACAAAACTCTTATCGATACGTCACTCTCCACGGTGATCCTCTTTTATATAAAAATGAAATGAAACAGAAGGGGATGTTGAGTGGTGTATATTATTCGCAAAGTCGTTGGTATGATGCGACCTGGGATGCCTATTATCCCGATGTCGGTTTTAGATTGTATGATACGTTTTATAATTTAGTACAAAACCCGCCACGTGTGATGTTTAGCTTAAAACCCAACTATCAGTTTGGTAGTTGGCCTGCTTATATTGGCACCAAGCTTAAATTTGGGCAAAAGGGGACTCATGGCGGGCTTTTTAAGGAAGTAAGCTATGGTGTAGCCATGACCGATAACCCCAATATTAAAATGCCACATTCTCTTCGTTATAATCAGTTCTTCAATTTTTTTATTCCTCAAGTCGTAAGAGCTAATCACTAAAGTCACCTTTAGCTTTACTTACGCATATTGCCTCCTTAAGTATTTGATATTATTACAGATATAAATGTTGATTTCCCAAGCGTAATCCTTTAAAGTGTCGCCCTCATGTCGTTTTTGAACAAAAACCAAGTTATTGTCTTTGATTTTGACGGAACGCTGCTCAATTCTATGGGAGATTTTGGCGATATGGCGGCAAGTTCCATGCAAAAAGTTTTTAGCTGCGATTACGAATGGGCCAAAAAGCGCTATAAAGAAACCTCCGGTCTTCCGTTTCCTTTTCAACTTGAGCAAATTTATCCCGGTGATAGTCGTAACGCCG includes these proteins:
- a CDS encoding alkaline phosphatase family protein, coding for MTRYFLLLLLIFFSVSCAGKHTVVGLKAIQNEKDRTLFIAFDGISYSMMKRMKDDGYFKDFQEPIPLVMTFPSVTTLGFSALFKELGAGKTYGPEIRFYSYNKNKIVGGTPFDIKKYPIAYKHYFDTFRNTVFEKGVMYSFPGVAGKQDLMRTKKILHKSDKKVLMTYLGGTDGSQHMLGEMRTERFMHFASDYIHKMKADYKKKTGKDYRTVIFSDHGFHFDKLKNITGKKIGKALRQKGYKLSPRIQSDKDVVLVRFGLLNGGVSIADTHHAAEIATLVSKVEGMDIVIWPDKNKIYLLNDKGEKAYFEYEGQNSYRYVTLHGDPLLYKNEMKQKGMLSGVYYSQSRWYDATWDAYYPDVGFRLYDTFYNLVQNPPRVMFSLKPNYQFGSWPAYIGTKLKFGQKGTHGGLFKEVSYGVAMTDNPNIKMPHSLRYNQFFNFFIPQVVRANH